The Deltaproteobacteria bacterium DNA segment GGACGACTTCCTCTCACTTCCAATTCAATTACCTTGGGCCTCACGTATTCTGCGATTCATTGCTTTTGCTGGCCTGATTAATCTCTTCATCATTCCCTGGGCGCCCTACACCTTTAATATTCGTCAATGCGGAGTCGTTTCCGTCTTTTGCCTTGTCATGAACCTAACCGCTGGCTCTATCTGTTTTCAAAAAGGCGACCGCTCGGCCGGGTATTATATGTTGGCATGGTCCACATTTCTAATCGGCGGCCTGAGCGTGGCTTTGAACAAATTTGGCATCATTAGCAAAGCTCCTGCATCGGAATATGCTCTACAAGTAGGATCCGCTCTGGAGGTTATTCTTCTCTCGTTTGCCTTGGGTTATCGAATGAACCTACTGGAAGAGCAAAATCACGAGGCCAACCGGCAGCGCACGATGCTTCGCAAAGAGATGACGAGCCACCTACAATCACGATTGCACATCTTTTCTAGAGTCACCTCGGAACTGAATAAACCTCTCGGCGAGATGCATCGTTTGCTGCGCTTACTTTCAGAGAACATGGTCGGCGCCTCAAGCGTTGTAGACTTTCTCTTCCCGGGCAGTATCGGCGATGACAACAAAACCAAAATCGATCTTGAACGCAGTGTCGAAGAGCGAAGATCCCATTTGAAGACTTTGGATGAGTCATTTAAGAACGTCTCTCTTGTGGTCCGCGAACTTCAAGGCATGGGAGTAGTGGGTGGCCGGCTCAACGAAAAAATATCTCTGCAACACCTCATTAAAAATGCACTTGAGCGCGTGAAAAATGAGCACGGTGTACGCAATTATCAGAAGATTAGTTTGAAGATAGATAACTCAAACCTAGACGATATTGGGCATACCTTTGGTAATCCATACATCATTGGACATGCCACCTCCGCAATCATCTTAAATGCTTTTACTTATTGCCTCGACTCCCTCAATCCCTCCGTACTGATTGTCGTCACCGAAGGCGCTCAAACTAGAACCATTACTGTTAAGAATAATGGACCGGCCATACCTCTTGATACGGTATCCACTCTCTTTGATCATTCTCGGTCTGTTACGGGCAACCAAGCTACCAGCTTACCGGTCCTGAGAACCGTTCTGCAGCAACAGGGCGCGAATGTTCGTCTGCTCGATTCAGGCAACCAAAGTGGATGGGTCCAATTTGAGATTATTCTACCCAAGAATAAAGCGATAAGACCACAATCGGAAAGGACTGTGGCATGAAGTACTTCTCTGTGCTCTTGGCTGTACTGTCCTTTCTAGCACCGCAGTACGTTTCTGCTGATCCTGTCAAACCCTGGACTCTTGGAAATACGAACACTGAACAACTCATGGGGAATGGGTCGCAGTTCATATTTTTCGACCACAACAACGACCTAACTCCATTAGAAGCCATGCGATATGCTCGAGAAGGAAAGTTCACAACAGTCGCAATCGAGACTCCCTCTTTGGGTTACACCGAAACGACAACTTGGATTTACATCAAGTTAGATGCAGCGAATATTTCCGCTAAGGATTGGTACATCGTACTCAGAAACCCTTCCCTGAGTTTAATCGACGTCTACGAGTCTTCAGGCAGCCGAACCATTCCAAGGTGGCGAACAGGCAGTACTCGCTCCTTTTACTCCCGTCCGGTTTCTCACCGAGACTTTCTCTTTCCGGTCGACTTCAAAGTTCACACAAGCCAAGAGTTTTTAATTCGGGTTCGCTCTGCAATTGCAATGCAACTCCCTCTCTCAGTACAAAGTTACGATGGGTTTTGGGCTGACGAACAATACCACCAAGCTCAGATAGGGCTCTTCTTCGGTATGGCCATCGTCATGGTCATCTTTAATCTCTTCATTTTTCTGATGATTGGTGACCGTGGCTATATTCCGTATGTCATCTTTGTCATTTCACTGACAACATTCCTCGGTACCATTGAAGGGCTCGGCTACCAGTTCTTTTGGCCGGAGAGTTCGCGTCTAAACGGGGCCGCACTCACGGTATCTCTCGCCGCATCTGCCGCATCTGGACTGCTCTTTGTAAATTGGTTCCTCGAAATGGAGACCATTCGGCCTCGAACCTCTATTGCTCTAACCCTTGTAACAAGAATGCTCTGGCTTGTGGCTTTAGCTGGAATCTTTATGCCCTTTAGCACCGTCATCAAGCCCGCCATTGGACTGTCTGTTCTCGGCGTAACCATCGCATTTGTGACGGGCTTAGCGGAATGGAAGAATGGCTCGGCCACTGCAAGGTATTTTACCATCTCGTGGCTCGGCATCGTCTTTGGCGCATTCGCGCTTGCATTTAGTAAGCTGGGTTTTATTCCTCGTACTACTATTACAACCTACAGCTTGCATTATGGAGCCGCCGCGGAATTCGTGATGCTGGCCATGGCTTTAGGTGCTCGAATCAATCGTGTGCGAGAAGAAACAGTACAAGCCGACGCTGAATCCGAAAAACTACGCCGCCAACTCAATAAAGAGATGGAAGCCAGGATTCAAATCTTCTCAAATATAGCTCAAGCACTGGATAAACCACTGCGTTCCCTGGAGGATGCTGCCGGGCATTATCGCCAAAGCTTAGCAAGCGCGACCTACATCACCGACTCCGTGTTCGACCTCTCAGATGGTACCACACAGGTGAATGATATGAGTCTGCGCGCAGAAAAGAACAATATCGACCAGCGTCATCACCTAACGGCGCTTGAGCGGCATTCCCAAAGACTGGCCGACGTTGTTGAGGAGATGAATGCTTTAAGCAACGAGCCAAAGAAATCAAACCGCCTTATCTCGCTCAACGAGCTTTGGGAAAGAGCCATCGAAGATAGCCGCCAATCGGTTGGAGATGTTTTTAGTCATGTTCAATTTAAAGAAAATATCTCCAGCGCTTCCTCACAGGTTCTGGTGCATGGAAACCCGTTTATTCTAACAGATGCACTGAACTCGATGCTTACCTACGCTATTCGGCATGCGCTCACCGGCAGAATGCCTGTCTTACACGTGCGCATGACAGAGGAAAGCAACTGCGTTCGATTACTCTTCGGCAGCAATGGTAATCCCATCTCGCCAGAACTGGCTTTTGAAATCTTTGATGTTGAAAATGAGTCCATTCAAACTGACTTAGCTGTCACGCGAGCAATTATTCAACAACAAGGTGGCAATATCATTCTACGCAACCCTGGGCGTGCAGACCGAGCCACCGAGTTTGAGTTCACATTGTCCAAAGAGAGTTCCGGTTTATAGCCAGTCCGAGATGTAAGGAATGAGGTCATTCATATACCGATAAAGGCCTTTGCGACTCGACTTAATTTGCTTACGTTGATGCAATGTTAACTTACGTGCACTGTACGCTCTTCCCTGAACCACAACTTCTTCAAGGGTCGATAGATTCTCTAAATCCTTAGATGGGTCACTGGAGAGTACGAGTAGATCTGCTTGAGCGCCCTCTTTTATAACTCCGGTATCTTCCAAGCCAAGCCGCTGAGCCGCCACCACTGTAGCCGAGGCCAAAGCCTGCTCGCTTGACATACCCGCCTGAACCAACAAATTCAGCTCATCATAAAAAGACGCTCCGGGGACGATATTATCCATCGGGCTATCGGTACCCACCATGATCGGGACACCTGCTTTATGGAGGGCTTTAACCGTTTTCATCATTTTCGGAATAGCCACCTTAGCCGATTTTCGAACACTTTTTTTCAAGCTGTAATAATGGGTTCCATTCGTGTCTGAATACCAGTCGGGCATAAGTCTGAGCTTCGGTTTCGGTAATTTTCTATTCTTATGAGAAGCTAGGTATCCGATACCAACAAGGGAGGGTACGTGAGCCGACTTGTATAACTGCGCCATCCGAACCGAGATTCCAAGGCGCTCCTTATTGAATTTTTTACGCCATGACTTCAGCCAACCTGACACATCTTGGGTTCTAAAGCCCGGTGACACCACATCGAGCACACCGTGCAGGTGATGCACCTCGTCCATACTGGCGCCTTCAATCCCAAGTCGGTTATTCATACGACCGACGACCGGAAGCCCCAGTTCCTCAGAACGTTTCTTGATCGCTAAAAATACTTGAGGTGGCAGCGTTGGGTATACTTTAATGCAGCTCGCTCCGGCCTCATGCCGCGCATTCACCGCTTCAATCGCGTCCTCGGGGTTATCTAAATGCTCGGAAATCGAAGTGCCCTGAGGTCCATCTAACGGTGTTCCACAGCCCAGCAGTCTCGGACCGATTCGTTCACCCTTCGAGATATCTTGAGCCAGTTCAAAAATTTCATCTCCATCACTCAGGTTACGCACAGTGGTTACGCCATGCATTAAATAGAGTGTATTAAAGAGTTCTAAGTCGGGCTGGAAGCGCGGCGAATGAACATGAACATCGATTAAACCCGGCATCACATAACGAGCGATATTGCGGCGCTCTGTCTTCGCTGCCGGTACAATCGATTCGATGACCCCATTTTTAAGCGTGATGGTTTGATGTGAAAGTATGGGTTGTCCTGGATTAATGATGTGGACATTCGCAAAAGTTTTATCGAGGGTCAGTGGAACAGCAAGAGCCGGTAAAGCTGCGATATTCCAAACGATGGTCAACACACTTAGTGCGAGCACTATAATTGTGATGAAGGCATACCCTACGACCCTAAGCATTCGAACCCGACTTTCCAGCTGTAAGCTTTAGTGAAAACCTATATCGCAGGTTCGAGATCGCTACCAATTAGACAATGGTTAGCGGGTCGCGGCTGGCGCCAGCCTTCTCGAGGCGTTCGAGGTAATCGCCCCATAGGTGGTCTTGATTCTCACCCAACTCATAGAGCCATTCGAAGCTATAAAGACCTGTATTGTGGCCATCGTCGAAATCAATCCGAACAGCATAATTGCCCACCGGCTCGACCAATTTGATGCCCACCTTCTTCTTGCCTGTCTGCAGAACCGATTCGGACTCCGTATGTCCTCGAACCTCTGCTGAAGGGCTATAAACCCTCAGAAATTCATAGGAAAACTCGAATTCTTTTTCGTTCGAAAAAATCAACAACATCTTGTTGTCATCGTTATTAAGGCGAATCTCAGTCAATACCGGTGCCAAGTCCATCTCTACATTCCTCCTACAGGTGAAAATGTGTCTATCAGACTGAAGCGATAGATCCAGCCCGTATTTGCAGGGCTGACCCACCCCTGGTAGACCACCTCGCCAATAAAACTCGGAGAATTTTATGCGCTACATAACACTTACATCTTTGATATTACTTGCCGCCTGCGCAAACCAAAACCAGTCCGTCACAACTTTACCCTCACCGGAAGCCCAGTCCATGCAAGCCCCCATTGCTCAAATTAAGCCCCATGTTACCCAGCTTCATGGAACCCAACGTACCGATAACTATTTTTGGCTACGAGAAAAAACCAATCCGGAGACCATTGCGTACCTAGAGAACGAAAATAAATATACCCAAGCGCAAATGATTCACACAGAAGCGCTTCAAAAATCGCTTTATGACGAGATGCTGCACCGGATTGTCGAGGACGATGCATCCGTACCGAATCGCAAAGGCGACTACCTTTATTACTCGCGCACGGTAAGCGGGAAGCCCTACTCTATCTATTGCCGAAAAGAGATAAAACCAGATGCGCCCGAAGAGATCCTTCTTGATGTCAATGCGCTCGCCGATGGCAAAAAATACATGGATCTCGGAATATTTGAAGTAAGCCCCGACCACAGCATTCTCGCGTTTTCTACGGATTCCAGCGGTTATGAACAATTCACCCTGCAATTCAAAGATCTCAAAACAGGAAAAATGCTTCCAGACACCATTGAGAAAACTTACGACTCGGCCGCTTGGGGCAACGATAACGCAACGATATTCTACACCACTGTCGACGAAGCCAATCGCCCATACCGGCTGCACAGCCATCGCCTCGGCTCTGAAAGCCAAGACGACAAGATTGTTTACGAGGAGGCCGACGACCGGTTCTTCCTCAACGTAGAGAAAACTCGGAGTGGACAATTCATCACGATGTCACTCGAAAGCGCCATCACAACAGAGGTCCATACGATCAACGCCGATACCCCAAGTGAAGCCTTGAAAGTCGTGCTACCTCGCCAACAAGGTCACGAGTATGGAATCGACCATCACGGCGACCATTTCTACATACTCTCCAATTTAAATGCCCAGAACTTTAAACTTCTACGTACTCCCACAGCAAAGACAAACCTCGACTCATGGCAAACGGTCATTGAGCACTCCGACTCAGTTACCCTCAATAGTATCGCTGCGTTCCAAAACTACTTGGTCCTCTGGGAGCGGTCGGACGGGTTGCCTCAACTGCGGATCAAGGAACTGAACACGCAAGGTGCTGAACATAGAATTTCTTTCGACGAGGCAAGCTATGACGTCTGGCCCAGCACAAATGAAGAATTTTCAACTGATATCTTCCGCTTTAAATACACTTCCATGAAAACTCCAAGCTCTGTCTTTGACTATGACATGAAGACAAAGAGCAAGACGCTGATGAAAGAGATGCCAGTTCGTGATTACGACCGCTCGCAATATGTGACCGACCGAATTTTCGCGGAAGCCAAAGACGGCGTTAAAGTTCCAATATCGATTATTCGCAAAAAGACTGTGGCCGCCAATGCCAAAGCTCCCATGCTTCTCTATGGATACGGTTCATATGGCTATCCCTATGACGCATCGTTTCGTTCAAGCTGGTTTTCATTGCTCGACCGGGGCATGACGATTGGCATCGCTCATATCCGAGGAGGCGGTGAATACGGCCGCCAATGGAAACTAGACGGCAAGCTTGAAAAGAAAATGAACACGTTCACTGACTTTATAGCCTGTGCAGAGCATCTCACTCAAAATGGCTACACCCAATCAGACAGACTCATCATCGAAGGACGCAGCGCAGGTGGGTTGCTCATGGGTGCGGTCATGAACATGCGCCCCGACCTCTTCAAAGCAGTCGTTGCAGGCGTACCCTTTGTGGATGTTGTAAACACCATGCTCGATGAAACGATTCCGCTGACCGCCATCGAATGGGAAGAATGGGGTAATCCGAATCAAGAAAAAGATTTTCACACCATCAATGCATACTCGCCATACGATAACATCAAGGCGCAGAACTACCCCGCAACGCTTATCCTCGCGGGCCTCAATGACCCAAGAGTCCATTACTGGGAACCCGCTAAATTTACGGCGAAACTACGAGCCACCCGAACGGGTACCCAGAAACTACTACTAAAAACCAATATGGGCGCGGGGCACGGAGGTTCTTCAGGTCGTTATGGTCGGCTCAAGGAAAAAGCTTTTGAATATGCTTTTATGCTCGACCAGATAGGCGTGACAAAATAGGTCGTGGATTGAGCACCGAATCCATAATTGTGAAACGGTGCTCAACTCGCGCTTTAATCTCTACGATCACAGCAGTCCCTAGTTGTTGAGTGCGCCGCCGTTTATCCAGCTGCCAATCACATCAATGTCTGACTCTGAAAGCATCATTCCTGAGCCAGGCATCACGTTTCCACCAGAGTCTGGTGGGTCATTCGCAATCTTATCGAAAAGTGATGAGTTCGCAGCATCTCCAGGAACGACATACTTGGTAAATCCGCCAACGGTATCAGCACTCACGTCGCCGTTGAGCAGTACATCGTAAGTTGATGCTGCATCGACAAAGAGTACGTTCGAATTGTAGTATTCTTGTCCCGCTGCATCATGACAAGCACTGCAACGCGATTCGATAAGCGGCCAAACATCACCACTGTAGGTAACTTCCCCACCGGCGCCGCCGCAAGCGGTTAGTCCAAGAGTTAATAGCAAAGAGCAGAGTAAGAGCCTCATGTGCATTCCTTTCAAAGAGCTGTCGCATGAATAGGTCTGAATCATAAGTCTCTAGGGTCATTGCGTCAATTAACATCATCCTCGGTCAATACTTCATCAACACAGCTGACCAAAGCGTCACCATAATGCTCGCCGGCTATCATGCCCCCACCATTTTCAACCGAACAAACCTGAACGGGATCAGATGGCTGGCTCGAGACAACAATTTCAAAAAGCCGTCCATCTTCAACAAGTGAATCTAAAAACTGAAATTCGCCATCGCCCGATATTTCAAGCGCTGAGTTCCCCAAGGACAAGACCAAGCCCGCCCCAGTTAATCCCGTCACATTACCACCCACAGCATAGCGGTTGGTCGTGCACCGTACTTCCAAGCTCGTCACGTCTGAACCGTTGAGCGTGCCCTGACCATTTTCCACCACACAGGTTTGATTTGGCCCTTCTGGCTGCTCTAAAACTTCGACCGAAAAAGACGAACCGTCCGGCAGATATGCGGATTGAAAGGTCAGATCACCATTGGCCTCAGGTTGAAGCTCCCAAGTGCCATTGAGGCTCACAGTCAGGCCCTCGCCTGCCATCCCCGACAGCAAACCACCTACGCGAAAGGTGTTCACGCTGCAGCTCACTTCTAGATTCTCAATATTGGCTGCATCGATAACTCCTGAAGCACCAACAATGACACATTCCTGACTTGGGATGCGGGGCTGATTGGCCACCTCTACACTGTAAGTCTCTCCAGGCTGGAGGGGAGAATCTATAAATCCAAACGTACCATCTACCGCTACTTGGATTTGTGCATCGTCATTAAGCTCCAGAACGAGCCCTTCGCCTTGAAGACCTGCGACCGAGCCAGAGACATAATAAACTTCGTCCTCAGGGTCGGGGGTATCCGATGCATCATAAACGTGGGTGTGAATGACACCGTCAGTGCCACAAGAACAAAGTAAAGCCGCGAGACATAACAAACGACTGGGTTGATGCCAGGTTACACGCTGATTCATTTAAAGAGCTCCCAAACGCGGCGACTCCGACATTTGGGCAAATGTAGGGCGCCTCGAAGACGTGTCCTACGACCTTCAATCAACAAAATCAATGCTTAGGGCGTGAGGTACGTCTTCTTCGGGTTCATGATCCCATTGGGGTCAACGTGTTCTCGTGCTGCTTTCAGCATTCCCACACCCAAAGTCGATTTCTCAGCCTCAATCCATGGAAGATGATCCATCCCGACGCCGTGGTGGTGACTCATCGACGCCCCATGCTCACTTATGACTTGGGAAGCGGCTTTTTTAATCGCAGTCCATTGCTCCATCTCGCGCCCGGTGGCTTGCCCAAAGACAAACGTAAAATACAGGCTGCACCCATCATGGTATGAGTGAGAAACGTGGCACATCACCAATGCTCCAGCACCAGGATGAGCGGATTCTGCACGAATTGTGTCGTTGATTGTTTGAATCACGGCTCGGTGCAAGGTGCTTACTTTAGACCAACTGATCGCAGTTTCAAGGGTGTCGACACCCAGACCACGGTCCATCAAAGGGTCTCGTAGATAGGGCATCTCAAAACGATTTTTATACCAATTCTCACCAGCCTTCGGACCAACGGGCAAACCGCCGTGCTTCATGCATATGATATTGGTCTGCGCCACAGCCGGCTTCACATGACTATTATTGCCTTCGATTCCCAAAAGGAGAATACATGCGCCGTCCCCATAACCCGTTGCAGACAACACGTTATTCGTTAAAGCCTTTAGAGTCGTTTCTTCCGTTCCCAGAGACTTAAAATCCATCAGGAAAGCGGTCTCATCCGGATCTGAAAGACGTGCCATTGCGATCGGGATTTCCTCTTGAACGATCTCTCGCAATGCATCCACACCAGAGGCGAAATCTTTAAACAAATAGCCGCGATAATCACGTGCAGGAGGAAGCTTATGAATCTTCACCGTCGCTTCGGTAATAATACCTAAAGTCCCCTCAGAGCCCGCTATAAGGTGATTTAAGTCTGGTCCGGTGGATGCATGCGGAATGGATGCAACCGTGCCCCACTCGCCATTGGGGCTTACCACCCGCGCTGAAACCAACCATTTGTCGGCGGCTCCATAACGATTGGACTGTTGACCTGCACCCTTGGCGGCAATCCAGCCACCCAAGGTCGAGAACTCAAAAGACTGTGGGTAATGCCCAAGCGTAAAGCCTCTGTCTTGTAGAGCACGCTCGAGCTTCGGACCATAAACACCGGCTTGTACAGTTGCCGTCATCGAAACGGTATCAATGGCGATAATATTTTCCATCATGGAGAGGTCTACTGTCCACACACCTGCGTGGCCCTCCTCACCGATGGCTTCAACGCCGCCCACCACGCTCGAGCCGCCCCCGAATGGAACAACGGCTACATTGCGCTTCACTGCAAGCTGCATAATCGCTTCTACTTCGGCCGTTCCTTTTGGATAGAGAACAACGTCTGGAGCGCCTGGTAACTTGCCAGTTCGTAGTCGTAACAAATCTCGATAGCTTCGGCCCAGCGCATGAAAGACGCGCTCATATTGATCGGTACAAACACGCTCTTCACCCAAAATGGCGACGAGCTGCTTGCGCGTTGCTGCGGTCAGTTTAGATTTACCCGCATCGACTTCTTCCCATTTTAACGAAGGGGTGTCCGGTAGTTCGTGACTTCCCAAGTGGCCCTGCACGAACTTCCAAAAGTCGGTGTCTTTACCATGGAAGGGAAAACTTCGTCCGTGCCAGCCCCAACCATTCCACTTCAATCGTTTGCGCGAGTAATCCATAATTTTTCCTCTGAGCATGCAGCCAGTAATGCTTTGGTCCGCCTGCACCATAAAAACTTTGCAAGGCATCGGCAAGGTTATGACCCCTTGCGTCAAAAAAAAGGCTACTTATTATGACTTCCACCACAATACGCCTAGCTTCACAAAGTAGCCCAAAACGAGATAGGCTCCTAAGGGTTCAAAAAGGAAATCACGATGAAGAAACCTCAAGTGCCTGATTTAAATAATAAAATTGTTCTGATCACCGGTGCCACAAATGGCATCGGAAAGCAGACCGCCGAGGCAATCGCACCCAGCGGCGCTACATTGGTGATCGTCGGACGCAATCCTGAAAAAACAGCCCAACTGACCGCAGAACTCCAATCAATGCCTGGCGCAGGTAAAATCCACAGCCTGATTGCCGATTTAAGCTCTCAAGCAGACATCCGAAAACTCGCCGAGGAGTTTAAAAGTTCATTCAGTAGGCTCGATATCCTCATTAATAATGCAGGTGCTCTTTTCACAAGCCATGAAACCACCGTCGATGGCTATGAACGAACCTGGGCCCTTAATCACCTCAACTACTTTTTACTGACGACGCTTCTCAAAGATCTACTCCTCGCCAGCGCGCCTGCTCGGATTGTCAATGTGTCCTCAGATGCACACAAGCCGGCTAAAATGCTTTGGAACGACCTCCAATTCAACCAAGCAACTTTTGCATCGGGCTGGCCTGCTTACTGTCAATCTAAGCTGGCCAACATTCTGTTCACGAAGGAGTTGTCTCGAAAGCTTGCGGGCACGGGAGTCATCACCAATTGCTTGCACCCCGGCTTCGTGAATACCGGATTTGCCAAAAACAATGGTAAATTAGCCAAAGCTGCGATGCTGATTTCGCGTCCCTTTCAACGTAACGCACTCAAAGGTGCAGAAACCGTCATCTGGGCTGCCACAAGTATCGATGCAGGAAAGCTCTCTGGGGAATACCTTTACGACTGTAAGGTTCGCAAACCAACGAGAACCGCTAGAGACGTTGCCGATGCCAAACGGCTATGGAGCCTAAGTGAAGAAATGACCACGACACAGGGTGCCTGGGCCACCGCTTAGACCACTCCATTGGCTACAGAGTTAAGAGATTCAATTTACTGGGCTACCGATAGGTGCGGTCGCGGATGAACCGTTTGTGAAATGAGCTGAACCCAATGGCGGGGGCTTTGAGTCTTGGTGATACTGCCGTGCGCGCCTGCCAACATCGCCGATGCAAGCTGATCTTGCTCATCGAACATCGTCATCACCAATACTTTAACTTGTGGGTAGTCGTTACGTATTTTCCGGATGAAATCGGCACCACGTCCCGTACCGAGACAAAAGTCGACCAGTAAAACATCAACGACTTGGGAATCTAATATACCAGTGACCTCAGCAGCCGTAGAAGTCTCAGCTACAACATCTAGCTTCGCTTCACCTGACAAAAAGCCGGTAAGTCCCATCCGAAAAACCGGATGCTCATCAAACAATAAAACCCTAATCTTAGGGTCGAGATTTTTTATAGTAAGGGATGCAACTGGTTTTTGAGACATCTTCAACCTCAAAGCCGCACGTGCACAAGCCGGCTCTAAATTATTCATATAAGATTTCAATATAAGCTCCCGAGAAAGCCGAGGCGCCCATAACATACCAAACTCAAAGGTCCAGAAAGCAGCATTTATACCAAGTGGTTTATTTTGAGACCGCGAACCATTCAAAAGTGGACTGCCGACAAGCACCACTTTGTCGACAGTCCTAAGCATACTGAGCCCATGGGGCCAGCAGGCGATAAATCGTATGCAGCTTTGCCGGTTTGCCGGTAAGACTCTCTTACTAAAAGCCAAAATCATGCCATCTCCAGATTTTTGGGAAAACTCTTATTAATCAGGTCTTTCTTTGATTTTTGTTCGATTTACATTTTTCTAAATCAACAAAAATGTCATTTCCTGGAGATAAAACGACGTTTTGGTGGTTCTAATCGTCATTCGCACCCAACGTCCAAGCTCGCTATAGTGAACGCTTAAAGCCGTTTTAAATACGACGAAGACGAAATAAACGATGAACCTGTCAGAAGCTGAGTTTACATTTTTTCAAGAGCTGATCATCCAGCGATCGGGCATTGAAATGAAGTCCCGTAAAAGAGCGGTCGTTGCTCAGCGTCTGGAACCCCTCATGGATGAACTTGGACTTATCGCTTTTGGTAAGCTCATCGACCTCATCAAACTAAGCGGTCCCAAAAGTAGTATATACCGGCAAACCATCGATGCACTCCTCACGGCTGATGGCGGACTGTTTCGCGGATTTGGTGCTTATCGCTTTATGAAACACATCGGCATTCCCGAACTGATGCACATCAAGGGGCCGGACAAAAAGCTGAGGATATGGTCTATCGGTTGCGGAGCTGGTGAAGAGCCCTACTCCATAGCCATCGCACTGCGCAACAGCATCCCCGAACTCAGTAAGTGGGATGTGGAAATCATCGGCACCGATATTGCGACCAGCAATATCGAAAAGGCTCGAACCGGACTCTACTATAAAAAAGACATTGCCCGCGGGGCTCCTAAAGAGCTTGTAGAAAACAACTTAGAGTCATTCGGTAAACAATGGAGTATCAAGAAAGAGCATCGAGAGTGGGTTCAGTTTAAGACCATGAACATTCTTAAGCCTTGGGCTGAATTACCCATTTTTGATGTCATCCTGATGCGCAATGTTTTGCTCTACCTAGATGCCAACGGTAGAAATAACGTCATCGCTAAAATATTAAATCAAGTGC contains these protein-coding regions:
- a CDS encoding sensor histidine kinase gives rise to the protein MTRLSLKIFSLLFVLSTSLLATTAHAKPAPDIYISESKTSLGADALILRGSPTQLNAEAIPELYASDAFHISNNHTPSLGITDDVVWVALPIKLISSKSGKFYLELGYSQLDSVTLYQLTENSLEHLHSTGDTYFFNQRPIIHRHFIFPIDLADSQTNTFFLRIETTGSMQFPINLWTQRAFWDHDQGRLFLQAIYLGIILVMVIYNLFLFVSTRERVYLYYILSISSIAAMLLTLTGMGFQMIWPDAPAFNNLATPLFITLATIFSARFADDFLSLPIQLPWASRILRFIAFAGLINLFIIPWAPYTFNIRQCGVVSVFCLVMNLTAGSICFQKGDRSAGYYMLAWSTFLIGGLSVALNKFGIISKAPASEYALQVGSALEVILLSFALGYRMNLLEEQNHEANRQRTMLRKEMTSHLQSRLHIFSRVTSELNKPLGEMHRLLRLLSENMVGASSVVDFLFPGSIGDDNKTKIDLERSVEERRSHLKTLDESFKNVSLVVRELQGMGVVGGRLNEKISLQHLIKNALERVKNEHGVRNYQKISLKIDNSNLDDIGHTFGNPYIIGHATSAIILNAFTYCLDSLNPSVLIVVTEGAQTRTITVKNNGPAIPLDTVSTLFDHSRSVTGNQATSLPVLRTVLQQQGANVRLLDSGNQSGWVQFEIILPKNKAIRPQSERTVA
- a CDS encoding sensor histidine kinase, with the translated sequence MKYFSVLLAVLSFLAPQYVSADPVKPWTLGNTNTEQLMGNGSQFIFFDHNNDLTPLEAMRYAREGKFTTVAIETPSLGYTETTTWIYIKLDAANISAKDWYIVLRNPSLSLIDVYESSGSRTIPRWRTGSTRSFYSRPVSHRDFLFPVDFKVHTSQEFLIRVRSAIAMQLPLSVQSYDGFWADEQYHQAQIGLFFGMAIVMVIFNLFIFLMIGDRGYIPYVIFVISLTTFLGTIEGLGYQFFWPESSRLNGAALTVSLAASAASGLLFVNWFLEMETIRPRTSIALTLVTRMLWLVALAGIFMPFSTVIKPAIGLSVLGVTIAFVTGLAEWKNGSATARYFTISWLGIVFGAFALAFSKLGFIPRTTITTYSLHYGAAAEFVMLAMALGARINRVREETVQADAESEKLRRQLNKEMEARIQIFSNIAQALDKPLRSLEDAAGHYRQSLASATYITDSVFDLSDGTTQVNDMSLRAEKNNIDQRHHLTALERHSQRLADVVEEMNALSNEPKKSNRLISLNELWERAIEDSRQSVGDVFSHVQFKENISSASSQVLVHGNPFILTDALNSMLTYAIRHALTGRMPVLHVRMTEESNCVRLLFGSNGNPISPELAFEIFDVENESIQTDLAVTRAIIQQQGGNIILRNPGRADRATEFEFTLSKESSGL
- a CDS encoding amidohydrolase family protein, translating into MLRVVGYAFITIIVLALSVLTIVWNIAALPALAVPLTLDKTFANVHIINPGQPILSHQTITLKNGVIESIVPAAKTERRNIARYVMPGLIDVHVHSPRFQPDLELFNTLYLMHGVTTVRNLSDGDEIFELAQDISKGERIGPRLLGCGTPLDGPQGTSISEHLDNPEDAIEAVNARHEAGASCIKVYPTLPPQVFLAIKKRSEELGLPVVGRMNNRLGIEGASMDEVHHLHGVLDVVSPGFRTQDVSGWLKSWRKKFNKERLGISVRMAQLYKSAHVPSLVGIGYLASHKNRKLPKPKLRLMPDWYSDTNGTHYYSLKKSVRKSAKVAIPKMMKTVKALHKAGVPIMVGTDSPMDNIVPGASFYDELNLLVQAGMSSEQALASATVVAAQRLGLEDTGVIKEGAQADLLVLSSDPSKDLENLSTLEEVVVQGRAYSARKLTLHQRKQIKSSRKGLYRYMNDLIPYISDWL
- a CDS encoding DUF971 domain-containing protein; protein product: MDLAPVLTEIRLNNDDNKMLLIFSNEKEFEFSYEFLRVYSPSAEVRGHTESESVLQTGKKKVGIKLVEPVGNYAVRIDFDDGHNTGLYSFEWLYELGENQDHLWGDYLERLEKAGASRDPLTIV